The genomic stretch AGATCCTCTCGTAGCGATTCAAATGGCCTCACTAAACGTAGCAGAGTGCTTTGGCTTAACAACGAAAGGAGCGATCGCACCAGGTCTTGATGCTGATTTTCTTCTCCTAGATGACGTCGAATCATTTTCTGTTGCAAAGGTTTATCGAGCTGGAGAGCTTGTTGCAGAAAAAGGTAAAACGAAGAGGATCGCGAAGGTAACGCCTTCGAAAAGAATCACCAATTCCGTTCATTTACCAACGCTTCAAAAAGAACACCTGCATTTACCTGTAACGGATCAAGAAGCAAATGTGATTAAACTGATTCCAAATCAGATTGTGACAGAAGCAAAGAAGCTCATTGTTGATCGCAACGCTAACAATGGTTTTGTCTCATGTGCTGTAAAGGATCTTATGAAACTAGCCGTTATCGAACGACATCACCGTACTGGAAACATTGGCCTTGGCATTGTAGAGGGTTTTCGGTTTCAAGATGGGGCCATCGCGACAACCGTTGGACACGACTCCCACAACTTAATCATGACCGGCACAAACGATGAAGACATGATAAAAGCAGCTGAAGTCATTCAAGAAATGCAGGGGGGCTTAGCGGTTGTACGAAATCAGGAAGTGATGGCGAAATTACCACTTCCCATTGCGGGACTTCTTTCAACTATCGATTACCCATCTGTGGTGAGAGAACTAGAAGAAATCGATCTGGCACTACAAGAAATAGGTGCCCCGAGGGATTTTAATCCTTTTCTAACTCTCTCCTTTCTAAGTCTTCCGGTCATACCAGAGCTTAAATTAACTGACATGGGACTTTTTAATGTTCAAGAATTTCGCCACATTTCCATTAATGAGTAAAGAAGAAAGCAGCATGGCGCCGGCGCCATGCTGCTTTTGCATTAAAGGGAGCGTTTTAGAATATCTCGAACGCTTTCCTGATCAAGTTCTTTGTATGTGCCAACTCCTGGTTTAATAAAGGTTTTTTCAACCATACTTTCGAATTCAGCATCATCAATCTCATAATCTGCGAGACGAGAAGGTGCACCAAGAGAGTTCCAGAACGTACGAAGTTCTCTCGCTCCTTCTACCGCCACTTCGTAATCACTTTTCCCTTCTGACGATACGCCAAGAACGTTCACGGCTAACTGTTTCACTCGAGAAGGATCTTCTTCAAGGACGTGTTCCAACCAGTTCGGGAATAAAATCGCCAATCCACCACCATGAGGAATATCATAAACGGCTGATACAGCATGTTCGATTCGGTGTGTGGCCCAATCACCGCCATCAGTGCCATTGCTCAATGTTCCGTTAAAAGCCGTCGTACTAATATACATCATCGTTTCACGATGATCATATGATTCAAGATCACTTAGTAGCTTTGGACCTGTCTGAATCGCCGTACGGAGAAGGGATTCAATAAATCCATCGATCATCGGCGTATTGCTTGTGCGGTGAAAATAATGCTCTAGCGCATGCGACATACTATCAACAATGCCATAAACAGTGTGGTTTTCTGGAACTGAAAATGTGTATGTTGGATCAAGTACAGAAAACGTTGGAAATACGTGCGGTGATCCCCATCCTAGCTTTTCTTTCGTTTCCCAATTCGTAATAACTGAGACGGAGTTCATCTCCGAACCTGTTGCAGCAAGGGTTAGCACTGTCCCAAATGGTAGAGCTGATTCAATTGGTTCCTTTTGTGTGATCAAATCCCAAGCTGAGCCTTCATAGTGCGCACCTGCAGCTATCGCTTTTGTGCAGTCAATGACGCTACCGCCACCTACTGCAAGAAGAAAATCAATGCCTTCTTTTTTACAAATGGCAGAGCCTTTTTCGACAGTGGTGAGACGAGGATTCGGTTCTACTCCCGAAAGCTCGTGCACTTCTGCATTTACTTTCTTAAGTTCAGTCATGACAGCGTCATAAACGCCGTTTCGTTTAATGCTTCCGCCACCATATACCACAAGAACTTTCACCCCATAATGAAGTTCTCCTGCTAATTCCTTTATTTTATCTTTGCCAAAATAAAGACGGGTCGGATTGTATTGTAAAAATGGTTTCATAAGGCACCTCATTGTCATTAGTCGAAGCTAGTGTACCATACTCCAATCGCCAAACTGTAGGATTGACTATCGGGGATTGATGACAATTTCAGACTTAGTTTTCTCTGCTTGATAAGCCGCTTCCATTAGCACGGTTAGATCAAGAGCAAGCGCAAGGTTTTCATCTGTCCCTTTATCCGTTTGGATGTGGTCAACCCACTGTGAAAATGGAGAAGGTTTATTCGTTGGAATCATAACTTCTTCCCATTTCTCCGAAACTTTTTTGATTAGCTTTTTATCAGGAATGCCATAGATAGCTGACCCTTTTGTTCCGTGTATTTCAATGATAAATGGAGAATGAGCCGTTACAAAACCCGTTTCTGCTATTCCATAAGAGCCATTCCTATACCCGAATGTTACGATAGCCTGATCCTCTACTTCTTTCTTCGTTAAATATCCGAACTGAGCTGTAACTCGTTCAGGCATTCCAAGAAAAAGTCTCGTTAAGTACACTGGGTGACAACCAAGGTCAATTAACGCTCCTCCCTGGCACTCCTCTTTGTTATAGAAATGGTTTGGGAGCCAATCAGCAATCGCTCCATTATGAGCAAGTCGCACGCGCGTCTGCGTCAGTTCTCCTAGCTCACCTGATTCAATCAAGTTTTGAACAGCATCCGTATAGCCATCATAAACGCGCGGCAATGAAACAAATAGCTTTACTCCAGCTTTTTTCACTGCATTCAGTATATGGATCGCTTCTTCTTCAGTAGACGCCAGAACTTTTTCGGTGAAAATATGCTTCCCTGCTTGAGCTGCTTGTACCATTACTTCTTTATGACGATTTGTCGGTGAACTAACAACAACCCCCTCTATTTCTTTTCGGTTGAGAAGGTCTTCTAAATCACTTATGTACTCTACTTCTCTCATTTGGGCTTCTTTTCTTCCACGCTCTTCATTCTCGTCCCAGATCGCTGCAATTTCCACATCAGGATGAATCCGCGCTTCTTCTGCATAATCTTTTGCATGGACGTGCCAGAAACTAATCATTCCAATCTTCATTTTTGTAACCGCCTCCATAGTTGGCCAAAACCAGATTTGTCTATAATTGTAATGGAATTTGCATCGATCAATCAATCAAAGTGCCATATCGAAAAAAATATTCCATTCGTACAAATTAATTGTTTATGTTATAATAGGAGATGTGCTATAATTTATAAATTTGGGGGTGGGCGCTTGTTTGAGGTAGGCGATAAGATTTTTTATCCCATGTACGGTGCAGGTATAGTCGAAGCAATCGAGGAAAAAGAAATACTGGGTGAAACTCAGATCTATTATATTCTGAATATGCCTTTTCGTGACATTCAGGTGATGATTCCAAAAGGTAAGACGGAAAACCTGAAAATCCGTGAAGTGTCTGACGTCAGCACTATGGATCAAGTACTTACTTCTTTTAACGAAGAAGTTGACGTAGAAGAACCCAGTGCAAATAGAAACCAGCGTTACAGGGATAATATGAACAAGCTTAAAACAGGAGACATCCACAATCATGTGGAAGTAATCCGTGAGCTCGTTGCCCTAAACAAGAAACGACCACTCGGAACTGACGATAAAAAACTACTGGAAAACGCCCAGCAGTTTCTCATAAGCGAGATCGTTTTGACAAAAGATGTTGAGTTAGATCAAGCAACTGTTATCTTAAAAGAAGCGATTAAACATTAATACTAGCAATATAAAAAAGAGACAGCCCTGAGGGCTGTCTTTTTTTATATAAATTTAGTTAAATACAAGCGGTTTTTGGCTTTAGTTAATGCTATAGCTTCAACACACCGGGACCTCGGTCGCTTTACCATTCAAACCGAACACAAAGGACGTGTTCATTTTGAAAGGCAGCGCCTGCCGGGTCTAAACGGGGTTTTTCCGCTTTAGTTTACTTCCAGCTGCAACACACCAGGACCTCGGTCGCTTCAGCCTTCAATCTGAACACAAAGAGCGTGTTCATTTTGAAGGCTTCCAGCGCCTGTCGGTCCTAAACGGTGTGTTTCCGCTTTAGTTTTTCCCCAATGTTTTGTTTTGGAAGTTGGCTATGGCGGTGTATTCTTCGGTTAGTTTTCTTGAGATTCTGATGTAGATTGGCAGTAGTTCTGAGTAGATTTGGACGTTTTCTTTTTTGGGTTCATGGCTAAATGTGTCTCCTACTAGGTCTGAGACAATGCTTAGTGAGTCGATTTCGCCGAGCGCTTTTTTACCAAGAACGATGGCACCGAGGCAGGAGCTTTCATAGCTTTCTGGAACGGTTACTTCTTGGTTAAAGATGTCGGCCATCATTTGTCTCCAAAGAGCTGATCGAGCAAATCCACCTGTTGCTTTAATTTGCTTCGGTTCACCAATTAGCTCTTCAAGTGCAAGCAGGACACTGTATAAGTTATAAATAACCCCTTCAAGTACCGCGCGGATCATGTGCTCTTTTTTATGATGCATGGCAAGTCCAAAGAAACTTCCGCGCGCATCGGAATTCCATAATGGAGCGCGTTCGCCAGCAAGATACGGATGGAAAAGAAGACCGTCAGAGCCAGGGTTCACCTGTTCGGCAATTCGAGTCAGAATTTCATACGTATCAATTCCAAGACGTTTTGCTGTTTCTGTTTCAGATGCTGCAAACTGATCACGTACCCAGCGGAACGTGATGCCTCCGTTATTGACAGGACCACCTACAACCCACTTATCTTCTGTAAGAGCGTAGCAGAAGATGCGTCCTTTTGGATCTGTGACGGGACGGTCGGTTACGGCTCTAATTGCTCCGCTTGTCCCAATTGTTACCGCTACAACCCCTGGCTCAATTGCATTAACACCAAGGTTTGACAAGACACCATCACTTGCCCCAATGATAAAGTTGGTTGCAGAAGTAAGCCCTGTCTCTTCAATATAAGGTGCTTTTAATCCCGACATCATCTGCGTTGTGGACACCGGTTTAGACAGTTGGTCAGCTGTAATACCAGCGATTTTTAGCGCTTCTTCATCCCAATTAAGTTGCTCTAGATTAAATAAGCCTGTTGCTGAGGCGATTGAATAGTCAATCACGTATTCATGGAAAAAGCGATAGAAAACGTATTCTTTAATTGAAATGAACTTTGCAACTGATTGAAATAATTCTTTTTCATCATTTTTAAGCCAAACGAGCTTCGAGAGCGGAGACATTGGATGAATAGGTGTTCCTGTTCGCCGATAAATTTCGTGTCCATCCATGTCATTTTTTATTTTCTCAGCCCACTGTGCACTTCGGTTGTCTGCCCATGTGATGCATTTTGTAAGCGGCTTTCCGTTTTCATCTACTCCAATTAAACTATGCATTGCTGAGCTAAATGAAACAAATTTCACTTGCTCCCCATGTAACTGATTATCCTGAATTACCGTCCGAATCGACTCTACGACGGCTAGTAGAATTTGCTCTGGGTCTTGTTCTGCCGTCGCAGGTGTTGGTGTAAAGAGAGGGTATTCCACATTATGTTTTGAAACAGGCTGACCGTCATCATTAAATAGAACGGCTTTTGTACTCGTTGTCCCGATATCGACACCAATCATATATTGCTCTTTCATCGTCATAAGCCATTCCTCCTACTTGATTGATCTTCCACTTTTTATTATAGCTTCTAAGCACGCACGTTACGAAAGTTGTGTTAGCAAACACCTGTAAGCGCGTTCAAATAAAGCAAAACAGTCGTCATTAAACTATCAGGAAGCATGTTTACGTCAACATGCTTCCCACATCTATCTATTTAATTGCTTTTTTCAGTTGCGTGACCGCCGAATTCATTACGAAGAGCTGCAACGACTTTACCAGTGAACGTATCGTCTTCTAATGAACGATAGCGCATCATTAGGGAGAGTGCGATAACAGGAGTTGCTGTTTGGAGATCAAGAGCTGTCTCTACTGTCCATTTCCCTTCACCTGATGAGTTCATCACACCACGAATTTCATCAAGATTAGCGTCTTTTGAGAAAGCCTGCTCGGTTAATTCCATTAACCAAGAACGAATAACAGAACCGTTATTCCATACGCGTGCCACTTTTTCGTAGTCAAAATCGTACTCACTTTTACTTAGTAAATCAAAACCTTCTGCAATGGATTGCATCATGCCATATTCTACACCATTATGAACCATTTTCAAGAAGTGACCGCTACCCGACTCACCAGTATAGAGGTAGCCATCTTCAACACAAATATCTTTAAACAGTGGTTCAATGGTTTCAAACACAGTGCTATCTCCACCGATCATCGTACAAGCGCCATTGCGTGCACCTGACTTCCCACCGCTTGTGCCTACATCAAAGAAATAAATGCCTTTTTCTAAAAGCATTTCGCCTCTGCGTTTTGAATCCTTATAGTGGGAATTCCCGCCATCAATGATCATATCGCCACGGTCGAGAAGGTCCGACAATTCAGTTGTAACAGCTTCAGTAATATCGCCTGAAGGAACCATCATCCAAAGAATACGTGGTGATTCTAGTGATTCTACAACTTCTTTAAGAGAGTGCTTTCCTGTAAAGCCCTCTTCATTCATTTTTTGCACCTGCTCATCATTTGCATCGTGTACGATCACGTTATGTTCATGATCACGTAAGTTTAGAGCAAGGTTGTATCCCATTTTTCCAAGACCAATTAATCCGACGTTCATATGAAAAACTCCTTATACGAATGAAATATTTTTTCTTATATGCTAATTATACATTAAATATTTTTTGTTTCAATTGGTTGAGCGGAATCTATTTTCATCTTAATTGTAATCGGTTACAATGATAAAATCAGGAGTGATAGAGAGGAGAATGAACATGTCCGATACGGAAACCCGTCACTGCCTTCCAAGAATCCGCTCTTCTTATTCGCAATTTAGCGAAAAAGAACGACAGGTGGCGGATTATATATTAAACAATTCCAATAAAATTATCCACAGCACAATTAATCAGGTTGCAGAAGACTTGAACGTAGCTGATGCAACCGTTTTTCGTTTTTGTAAGCGAATCGGTTTCAAAGGCTTTCAAGCGATGAAGATTGCCCTGGCTGCAGAAATTGTTAATCCGATTCAGGATATTCATGAAACCATCACAGAAACCGACTCCCCGAAAGAGGTTGCCGAAAAGGTGCTTCGATCAAATATTCGAACGCTAGAGGATACGTACCACATATTGGATGATGCTACGATTGATCAGGCCGTTCAAATTTTATTAAAAGCAACACATATTGAATTTTACGGAAATGGTGGTTCTGGAATTATTGCGATGGACGCACAGCATAAGTTTATTCGAACAGGATTACGCTCTACGTCATATAGCGATGCACATTTGCAAATCATGTCAGCCTCCCAGCTATCAAGTAGCGATGTGGCCGTCTTGATTTCTCATTCTGGAACGAATAAAGATATGCTTCGCGTAGCTGACATCGCACGTGAAACTGGGGCAACCACGATCGCTATCACGAATTTGGCTACCTCGCCACTAAGTAAAAAAGTTGATATTCCTCTCTATACCGTTTCACAAGAAACAGACTTTCGCTCTGAAGCTCTCGCATCTAGGATTGCACAGCTAAGTCTCGTTGATGCGCTTTATGTAAATATTATGATTGCGCGAAAAGAAAAATCAAAGCATTCACTGCAACTTATGCGTGAAGCCATCTCTTCAAAGCGAATTTAACTTAAACGATTACCGTCGATTCCGGCGGTTTTTTAATTTGAATGTACCTTTTTTTCCAATTTAATCAAAGCACATCGTAAGACAAATTAAGAATCGTCGTGCTAAACTGTAAGAGTTAGAATTACAGTACGTGTACAAAAAGGAGGAACACAATGACTTCAAATCGAAAAATGCTACAAACTTATACGCTACCTTCCGGGGTAGAATTAAAGAACCGTGTCATGCTTGCTCCAATGACCAATTTCTTATCAAATGATGATGGCACTGTATCCGCACAGGAGCTGGCTTATTATGAAAAGCGCTCTGGTGGTGTAGGTGCAGTTATTACCGCTTGTGCTTATGTGCTTCCGCACGGAAAAGGCTTCGCTGGTGAAATTGGAGCTAACCGCGATGAACAGATTCCAGGTCTCAAAAAATTAGCAGACACCATTCACTCTGAAGGGGCAAAAGCCATTCTACAAATCTTCCATGGCGGAAGAATGTGCCCTCCAGAGCTCGTTCCAGATGAAGAAATCCTTAGCGCAAGTGCTGTCCCAGCTGAGCGTGAAGGTTCACAAACACCTCGTGCTATGACAGAAGATGAAATTCAAGAAACCATTCAAGCTTTCGGTGAAGCAACGCGAAGAGCCATTGAAGCGGGGTTTGATGGAGTAGAACTTCATGGTGCAAATACGTACCTTCTTCAACAGTTCTTTTCTCCTCATTCAAACCGAAGAGAAGATGGATGGGGTGGAAGCCTTGAAAATCGCATGAAATTCCCATTAGCCGTCTTAGAATCTGTGCAAGCAGCAATCAAAAAACACGGTAGTGGTGCTTTCGTTCTTGGTTATCGCATCTCACCTGAAGAACGTGAAAATCCTGGCATCACAATGGACGATACCCTTCAGCTTGTAGATGAGCTTGCCACACGCAATCTGGATTATGTTCACGTTTCACTATCCGATTTCTATCAAGGTTCGATGCGTGAGGAAGACCCTACATCACGCATGGAAATGATCAAAGAACGAATCGGTCACATTGTTCCAGTTATCGGTGTTGGCTCTCTTCATACTCCAGATGAAGTAGAAAAAGCACTTGATACAGGCGTACCTCTCATTGCCCTTGGGCGCGAAATGATTATGGAACCGAACTGGGTAGAGAAAGTTCAAAACGGAGACGAAGAAAACATTCGTGTAACGTTACGGAAAGATGCACAGCAAGAACTTGTTTTACCTGATCCGCTTTGGAATGCGATATTCAGCGTACCTGGCTGGTTCCCAATCGAAGAATAAAATGAAGAAAGCCCCCACATTTTTTTGTGGGGGCTTTCTTCATTTCAATACAGGGCGCAGATCTTCTAGCTTTTCAAACAAATGCCAAACAAAATCATCGACACCAAGCTCACGATGTGGATGCAAATCTTCAAGATCAGGATCATTCACGTAGTTGTAAATGCCCTCTTTCGATTCCCATTCAACAAGCATCATCACCTGCCTCGGTGCAATGTCCCCTTCTGGAGAGGAATCGAGCTTCCCAATAGCCACAACTTTTCCACCATATTGACGTAGCGGTTCTTCTGCCCTTCTAGCATATGCAGCATATTCTTCCCCGTCTTTTACATTAAATAGATTCAGTGCGTACAGTGCCATGTTTCTCCCTCCCACTCTTTGTTTTACTAACTGATATTGGAATCCCATTTAAAACAGCGGTTCCGGAGACAGCATCATGTCTTTTTTCATCGCTTAGTAGATTGGTATTCACGCCTTTGTTATCCTTTGCTACCGCCATTTTTACACCGCTAAGACCATGCCCATATCCATGTGGAATGCTTCCTACTCCAGGCATAATGTCTTTTGTCAGCTCCACAATAACTTCAATACGCCCTACTTCTGATTCCACTACAGCGACATCGCCATCTTGAATCTTAAGCCTCTCTCCGTCTGATGGGTTAAGCCATAATGTACACCGATCTTTTCCTTTCATAAGCACAGGTAAGTTATGCATCCAAGAATTATTTGACCGCAAATTTCTTCGACCAATTAAGAGCATATCAGATCTGTTCGTCTCCTTCTTAAGTCTTGTTACGTCATCTACAATCAATTTAGGAGCGAGCTCGATCTTTCCTGTATGAGTGAGCAATACTTCTGGAATTCGTGATTTTAACGCTCCCAAATCAATGCCATGTGGGTTCTCTTCAAGCTTCTTTAGACTTAAACCATCCTGCTGTTTAAAATGGTCTCCGTAAGGCCCTGAACGGAGCATATAATCTAGCATTCGCTCTGGACCTGTTCGTCCTTCTAACGCTTCCGATATGTCCTTTAGGTTGCGACCATAAATTGGTGACCGATCATTTCTAATGTCTTTTTTGATAAGAAAGTGTATCGATGCATCATCTAATTTGCTTACAGCATCTTGATCTGGTTCTTCCTCTCCAACTAATGCTGCAAGCTTGAGAAGAATTTCCCACTCATCAAGCTGACCTTCATTCTT from Bacillus sp. Cs-700 encodes the following:
- a CDS encoding iron-containing alcohol dehydrogenase → MKPFLQYNPTRLYFGKDKIKELAGELHYGVKVLVVYGGGSIKRNGVYDAVMTELKKVNAEVHELSGVEPNPRLTTVEKGSAICKKEGIDFLLAVGGGSVIDCTKAIAAGAHYEGSAWDLITQKEPIESALPFGTVLTLAATGSEMNSVSVITNWETKEKLGWGSPHVFPTFSVLDPTYTFSVPENHTVYGIVDSMSHALEHYFHRTSNTPMIDGFIESLLRTAIQTGPKLLSDLESYDHRETMMYISTTAFNGTLSNGTDGGDWATHRIEHAVSAVYDIPHGGGLAILFPNWLEHVLEEDPSRVKQLAVNVLGVSSEGKSDYEVAVEGARELRTFWNSLGAPSRLADYEIDDAEFESMVEKTFIKPGVGTYKELDQESVRDILKRSL
- a CDS encoding Gfo/Idh/MocA family oxidoreductase, translating into MKIGMISFWHVHAKDYAEEARIHPDVEIAAIWDENEERGRKEAQMREVEYISDLEDLLNRKEIEGVVVSSPTNRHKEVMVQAAQAGKHIFTEKVLASTEEEAIHILNAVKKAGVKLFVSLPRVYDGYTDAVQNLIESGELGELTQTRVRLAHNGAIADWLPNHFYNKEECQGGALIDLGCHPVYLTRLFLGMPERVTAQFGYLTKKEVEDQAIVTFGYRNGSYGIAETGFVTAHSPFIIEIHGTKGSAIYGIPDKKLIKKVSEKWEEVMIPTNKPSPFSQWVDHIQTDKGTDENLALALDLTVLMEAAYQAEKTKSEIVINPR
- a CDS encoding CarD family transcriptional regulator gives rise to the protein MFEVGDKIFYPMYGAGIVEAIEEKEILGETQIYYILNMPFRDIQVMIPKGKTENLKIREVSDVSTMDQVLTSFNEEVDVEEPSANRNQRYRDNMNKLKTGDIHNHVEVIRELVALNKKRPLGTDDKKLLENAQQFLISEIVLTKDVELDQATVILKEAIKH
- the gntK gene encoding gluconokinase, with translation MKEQYMIGVDIGTTSTKAVLFNDDGQPVSKHNVEYPLFTPTPATAEQDPEQILLAVVESIRTVIQDNQLHGEQVKFVSFSSAMHSLIGVDENGKPLTKCITWADNRSAQWAEKIKNDMDGHEIYRRTGTPIHPMSPLSKLVWLKNDEKELFQSVAKFISIKEYVFYRFFHEYVIDYSIASATGLFNLEQLNWDEEALKIAGITADQLSKPVSTTQMMSGLKAPYIEETGLTSATNFIIGASDGVLSNLGVNAIEPGVVAVTIGTSGAIRAVTDRPVTDPKGRIFCYALTEDKWVVGGPVNNGGITFRWVRDQFAASETETAKRLGIDTYEILTRIAEQVNPGSDGLLFHPYLAGERAPLWNSDARGSFFGLAMHHKKEHMIRAVLEGVIYNLYSVLLALEELIGEPKQIKATGGFARSALWRQMMADIFNQEVTVPESYESSCLGAIVLGKKALGEIDSLSIVSDLVGDTFSHEPKKENVQIYSELLPIYIRISRKLTEEYTAIANFQNKTLGKN
- the gnd gene encoding phosphogluconate dehydrogenase (NAD(+)-dependent, decarboxylating), giving the protein MNVGLIGLGKMGYNLALNLRDHEHNVIVHDANDEQVQKMNEEGFTGKHSLKEVVESLESPRILWMMVPSGDITEAVTTELSDLLDRGDMIIDGGNSHYKDSKRRGEMLLEKGIYFFDVGTSGGKSGARNGACTMIGGDSTVFETIEPLFKDICVEDGYLYTGESGSGHFLKMVHNGVEYGMMQSIAEGFDLLSKSEYDFDYEKVARVWNNGSVIRSWLMELTEQAFSKDANLDEIRGVMNSSGEGKWTVETALDLQTATPVIALSLMMRYRSLEDDTFTGKVVAALRNEFGGHATEKSN
- a CDS encoding MurR/RpiR family transcriptional regulator, with product MSDTETRHCLPRIRSSYSQFSEKERQVADYILNNSNKIIHSTINQVAEDLNVADATVFRFCKRIGFKGFQAMKIALAAEIVNPIQDIHETITETDSPKEVAEKVLRSNIRTLEDTYHILDDATIDQAVQILLKATHIEFYGNGGSGIIAMDAQHKFIRTGLRSTSYSDAHLQIMSASQLSSSDVAVLISHSGTNKDMLRVADIARETGATTIAITNLATSPLSKKVDIPLYTVSQETDFRSEALASRIAQLSLVDALYVNIMIARKEKSKHSLQLMREAISSKRI
- a CDS encoding NADH-dependent flavin oxidoreductase, which produces MTSNRKMLQTYTLPSGVELKNRVMLAPMTNFLSNDDGTVSAQELAYYEKRSGGVGAVITACAYVLPHGKGFAGEIGANRDEQIPGLKKLADTIHSEGAKAILQIFHGGRMCPPELVPDEEILSASAVPAEREGSQTPRAMTEDEIQETIQAFGEATRRAIEAGFDGVELHGANTYLLQQFFSPHSNRREDGWGGSLENRMKFPLAVLESVQAAIKKHGSGAFVLGYRISPEERENPGITMDDTLQLVDELATRNLDYVHVSLSDFYQGSMREEDPTSRMEMIKERIGHIVPVIGVGSLHTPDEVEKALDTGVPLIALGREMIMEPNWVEKVQNGDEENIRVTLRKDAQQELVLPDPLWNAIFSVPGWFPIEE
- a CDS encoding DUF1330 domain-containing protein, encoding MALYALNLFNVKDGEEYAAYARRAEEPLRQYGGKVVAIGKLDSSPEGDIAPRQVMMLVEWESKEGIYNYVNDPDLEDLHPHRELGVDDFVWHLFEKLEDLRPVLK